In one window of Bacteroidota bacterium DNA:
- a CDS encoding carbonic anhydrase — protein MEQLYQKLLQGNKDWVAKKIKESPDFFSDLAKGQSPGVLWIGCSDSRVPANEITGTKSGEVFVHRNIANVVDHTDANLLSVLDYAVTILEVKHVIVCGHYHCGGIKAALGNKHYGGMIDNWLRNIKDVYRLHQKELDAITNLEERDRRLTELNIIEQVYNLCKTSSIQSSWEKHKRPHVHGWVYDVSNGLIKDMNVTVRDDSEMDNIYKIDF, from the coding sequence ATGGAACAACTTTATCAAAAACTTCTGCAAGGCAACAAAGACTGGGTTGCAAAAAAAATAAAAGAAAGTCCTGATTTCTTCAGCGATCTGGCAAAAGGACAAAGCCCGGGCGTGTTGTGGATTGGCTGTTCGGACAGTCGGGTTCCTGCCAATGAAATAACCGGAACAAAATCAGGTGAAGTATTTGTTCACCGCAACATCGCTAACGTTGTGGATCATACGGATGCCAATTTACTGAGCGTATTGGACTATGCCGTAACTATTCTTGAAGTAAAACATGTAATCGTCTGCGGGCATTACCATTGTGGCGGCATTAAAGCGGCATTGGGCAACAAGCATTATGGCGGAATGATTGATAACTGGCTCCGCAATATTAAAGATGTCTACCGTCTTCATCAAAAAGAACTGGACGCAATTACAAATTTAGAGGAACGAGACAGGAGGTTAACTGAATTAAATATTATTGAGCAGGTATATAATTTATGCAAGACTTCCAGTATTCAAAGTTCTTGGGAAAAGCATAAACGTCCGCATGTGCACGGATGGGTGTATGATGTGAGCAACGGATTAATAAAAGATATGAATGTGACGGTTCGGGATGATTCCGAGATGGATAATATTTACAAAATAGATTTCTGA
- the thiS gene encoding sulfur carrier protein ThiS, which yields MKLLVNSEQKYFSGKNIFELVQTLNMPSTNGIALAVNEKVIPKMEWENFQLNEDDKVLIIKATQGG from the coding sequence ATGAAACTACTTGTCAACTCCGAACAAAAATATTTCTCAGGAAAAAATATTTTCGAATTAGTTCAAACATTAAATATGCCGAGCACAAATGGAATTGCTTTGGCGGTGAATGAAAAAGTGATTCCAAAAATGGAGTGGGAGAATTTTCAATTGAATGAGGACGATAAAGTTTTAATCATCAAAGCAACTCAAGGAGGATAA
- the thiC gene encoding phosphomethylpyrimidine synthase ThiC translates to MNKTEKLPTSATTITREPFPNSKKIYVSGTIHPDIKVAMREIEISSGIASKNGNGNSKEKLVVYDTSGPFTDPAIDIDLEKGIPRLRSKWKFQRSGENISQMHYARKGIITPEMEYISIRENVSVEFVRDEVARGRAIIPSNINHPEAEPMIIGRNFLVKINTNIGNSAVSSSIEEEVEKAVWSCRWGGDTLMDLSTGKNIHETREWIIRNCPVPVGTVPIYQALEKVNGKAEDLTWKIFRDTLIEQAEQGVDYFTIHAGVLLRYIPLTAKRVTGIVSRGGSILAKWCLAHHKENFLYTHFEDICEIMKKYDVAFSLGDGLRPGSIADANDEAQFSELITLGELTKIAWQHDVQTMIEGPGHVPMHLIKENMDLQLKHCHEAPFYTLGPLTTDIAPGYDHITSAIGAAMIGWYGTAMLCYVTPKEHLGLPNKKDVKDGVIAYKIAAHAADLAKGHPGAQIRDNLLSKARFEFRWEDQFNLSLDPDTAKEFHDETLPQDGAKTAHFCSMCGPHFCSMKITQDVREYAEKIGIADEEALKKGMEEKAKEFAEAGNEIYVHE, encoded by the coding sequence ATGAATAAAACCGAAAAACTCCCCACTAGCGCAACTACAATCACCCGCGAACCGTTTCCCAACTCAAAAAAAATTTATGTAAGTGGCACCATCCATCCCGACATCAAAGTTGCGATGAGAGAAATTGAAATCTCAAGCGGTATCGCTTCCAAAAACGGAAATGGTAACTCGAAAGAAAAATTGGTCGTGTATGACACAAGCGGGCCTTTCACCGATCCTGCAATTGATATTGATTTAGAAAAAGGAATTCCCCGTTTGCGTTCGAAATGGAAATTCCAGAGAAGCGGAGAAAATATTTCGCAAATGCACTATGCGCGAAAAGGAATTATCACTCCCGAAATGGAATATATTTCTATTCGTGAAAATGTTTCTGTTGAATTTGTCAGAGACGAAGTCGCTCGCGGCAGAGCCATTATTCCTTCCAACATAAATCATCCCGAAGCCGAGCCGATGATTATCGGAAGAAATTTTTTGGTGAAGATAAATACTAACATCGGAAATTCTGCCGTGAGCTCCAGCATTGAAGAAGAAGTGGAGAAAGCGGTATGGTCTTGTAGATGGGGAGGCGACACGCTGATGGATTTATCAACAGGAAAAAACATTCACGAGACAAGAGAATGGATAATTAGAAATTGTCCTGTACCTGTGGGAACTGTTCCCATTTATCAGGCATTAGAAAAAGTGAACGGCAAAGCCGAAGATTTGACTTGGAAAATTTTCCGCGACACATTGATCGAACAAGCCGAACAAGGCGTAGATTATTTTACAATTCATGCCGGAGTTTTGCTTCGTTACATTCCGCTTACAGCGAAAAGAGTGACGGGAATTGTTTCGCGCGGAGGTTCCATTCTTGCAAAATGGTGTCTCGCTCATCACAAAGAAAATTTTCTTTACACACACTTTGAAGACATCTGCGAGATTATGAAAAAGTATGATGTCGCATTTTCTCTCGGAGACGGATTGCGTCCCGGAAGTATTGCCGATGCAAATGATGAAGCGCAGTTTTCAGAATTAATTACGCTCGGTGAACTCACAAAAATTGCGTGGCAGCACGATGTGCAAACGATGATTGAAGGACCCGGACATGTGCCGATGCATCTCATAAAAGAAAATATGGATTTGCAATTGAAGCATTGCCACGAAGCGCCATTTTACACGCTCGGTCCGCTCACCACCGACATCGCGCCCGGCTACGACCACATCACTTCCGCAATTGGAGCTGCGATGATTGGATGGTATGGCACTGCGATGTTGTGTTATGTTACTCCGAAAGAACATCTCGGCTTGCCGAATAAAAAAGATGTGAAGGACGGAGTCATCGCTTACAAAATTGCCGCGCACGCTGCCGATCTTGCAAAAGGACACCCCGGTGCGCAGATCAGAGATAATTTATTGAGCAAGGCGCGTTTTGAATTTCGCTGGGAAGACCAGTTTAATTTATCGCTCGACCCCGACACGGCAAAAGAATTTCACGATGAAACTTTGCCTCAGGACGGAGCCAAAACCGCGCACTTCTGCTCAATGTGCGGGCCGCATTTCTGCTCTATGAAAATTACGCAGGATGTGCGCGAGTACGCAGAAAAAATCGGGATTGCCGATGAGGAAGCATTGAAAAAAGGAATGGAAGAAAAAGCGAAAGAGTTTGCTGAAGCAGGAAATGAAATATATGTGCACGAATAA
- a CDS encoding tetratricopeptide repeat protein — translation MRTHFLLLLLFPLFAFSQQFKIDSLLFIIKNSKEDTNKIDVLNKLASEFKKVSMYKEAITNANNALTISERLNFKRGISDSYIKLGSINLSQGNYPESLKYYLSSLKINEEVGNKKKIAPIYNSLGIVYQVQHNYSEALKNYFNSLKINMEINNKNGVADVYANIGTIYVVQNKIDEALENFHSSLKAYQEIEDKQGVAYSYSNIAEVLENQGNVSEALKNEIAGLKIFEEIGDKEGISGNYNALGLFNIKLKKFDVAKQQINKALTIAEEIGSKENIKNSYKALSKLDSILGNFKSAYENYKMYILYRDSLINDENTKKTVRAQMNYEFDKKESLAKAEQEKKDAITNEEKRRQKMFLFSVIGGLLLVAVFSVFMFNRWRVTQKQKAVIEEQKHIVDEQKKLVEEKNKDITDSINYAQRIQKALLASNSLLDKNLGEYFVLFKPKDIVSGDFYWATEAVGSKQSAVGNETANRFYLAVCDSTGHGVPGAFMSLLNISFLNEAIAEKGIEKPNEIFNHVRQRLIENISSEGAQDGMDGILLTCKMENGRRQMEYTGANNAPILVQDGKIIELETDNMPVGLSDRKNSFTLRAVESQTSDLKPQTLYLYTDGFADQFGGPKGKKFKYKQLNEKLLAISDKSLAEQKNILEKTFEDWRGSLEQVDDVLVIGIKV, via the coding sequence ATGAGGACTCATTTCCTTCTACTACTCCTGTTTCCCCTTTTTGCTTTTTCTCAGCAATTTAAAATTGATTCGCTTCTTTTTATTATTAAAAATTCAAAAGAGGATACAAATAAAATAGATGTGCTAAATAAACTTGCATCTGAATTTAAGAAAGTCAGTATGTATAAGGAAGCAATAACAAATGCCAACAATGCTTTAACTATTTCTGAAAGATTAAATTTTAAAAGAGGAATAAGTGATTCCTATATAAAACTGGGTTCAATTAATTTATCGCAAGGAAATTATCCAGAGTCATTAAAATACTATTTGTCTTCATTAAAAATAAACGAAGAAGTTGGCAATAAGAAAAAAATAGCACCCATTTATAATTCTCTTGGAATTGTTTATCAAGTTCAGCATAATTATTCAGAAGCTTTGAAAAATTATTTCAATTCCCTAAAGATAAATATGGAAATAAATAATAAAAATGGAGTTGCAGATGTTTATGCAAATATTGGGACTATCTATGTCGTACAAAATAAAATTGATGAGGCATTAGAAAACTTTCATTCCTCTTTAAAGGCATATCAGGAAATTGAAGACAAGCAAGGTGTTGCTTATTCATATAGCAATATAGCCGAAGTTTTAGAAAACCAAGGCAATGTTAGCGAGGCATTAAAAAATGAAATTGCTGGATTAAAAATATTCGAAGAAATTGGAGACAAAGAGGGAATATCTGGCAACTATAATGCTCTCGGGTTATTTAATATAAAACTTAAAAAATTCGATGTAGCAAAGCAACAAATAAATAAAGCACTAACAATCGCAGAAGAAATAGGAAGTAAGGAAAATATTAAAAACAGTTATAAAGCATTATCAAAATTAGATAGCATTCTTGGTAATTTTAAATCTGCATATGAAAATTATAAAATGTATATTCTTTATCGTGACAGTTTAATAAACGATGAGAATACAAAAAAGACTGTTCGGGCACAAATGAATTATGAGTTTGATAAAAAAGAATCCTTAGCAAAAGCAGAGCAAGAAAAGAAAGACGCAATTACTAATGAAGAAAAGCGCAGGCAAAAAATGTTTTTGTTTTCGGTTATCGGGGGTTTGCTCTTAGTGGCAGTATTTTCGGTTTTCATGTTCAACCGCTGGCGCGTTACCCAAAAGCAAAAAGCAGTTATTGAAGAACAAAAACACATTGTAGATGAGCAAAAGAAATTAGTAGAAGAAAAAAATAAAGACATTACCGATAGCATTAACTACGCACAGCGCATACAAAAAGCATTGCTTGCCTCAAACAGTCTGCTCGACAAAAACCTTGGCGAATATTTTGTTTTATTCAAACCAAAAGATATTGTAAGCGGAGATTTTTACTGGGCAACAGAAGCAGTTGGCAGTAAGCAGTCGGCAGTAGGCAATGAAACAGCCAATAGATTTTATCTTGCCGTGTGCGATTCAACAGGTCACGGAGTTCCGGGCGCATTCATGAGTTTGCTTAACATTTCATTTCTCAACGAGGCGATTGCAGAAAAAGGAATTGAAAAGCCCAATGAAATTTTTAATCATGTTCGCCAGCGGTTGATTGAAAATATTTCTTCCGAAGGCGCTCAGGACGGAATGGATGGCATATTACTAACATGTAAGATGGAAAATGGCAGAAGGCAGATGGAATACACGGGAGCAAATAACGCACCTATTCTTGTGCAGGATGGAAAAATAATTGAACTCGAAACCGACAACATGCCCGTTGGACTCAGTGATAGAAAAAATTCTTTTACGCTTAGGGCTGTTGAATCTCAAACTTCAGACCTCAAACCTCAAACCTTGTATTTGTACACCGATGGCTTTGCCGACCAGTTTGGCGGTCCGAAAGGAAAAAAATTCAAGTACAAGCAACTGAATGAAAAGTTATTAGCGATAAGCGATAAGTCATTAGCTGAACAGAAAAACATTCTTGAAAAAACATTTGAGGATTGGAGGGGAAGTTTGGAACAAGTTGATGATGTGCTGGTGATAGGCATAAAGGTTTGA
- a CDS encoding carbonic anhydrase: protein MEKFDQKLLRGNKEWVAQKLSEDSGYFKMLSQPQHPLALWIGCSDSRVPPNEVTRTHPGELFVQRNIANMVVHSDINLLSVLDYSVNILGVTHVIVCGHYGCGGIKAAMSSMTFGLLDNWLRNIKDVYLLHEKELDSISDITERGKRLVELNVREQVRNLCKTSIIQNAWKLQKHPHVHGWVDDISTGLIKDLGITLRSNEEMHKIYKYDFSVPDHL, encoded by the coding sequence ATGGAAAAATTTGATCAAAAACTTTTGCGCGGAAATAAGGAATGGGTGGCGCAAAAACTTTCAGAAGATTCCGGATATTTCAAAATGCTTTCGCAACCTCAGCATCCGCTCGCGCTGTGGATCGGTTGTTCCGACAGCCGTGTGCCTCCGAATGAGGTTACGCGTACGCATCCGGGCGAATTATTTGTGCAACGCAACATCGCCAACATGGTCGTCCACTCCGATATTAATTTGCTCAGCGTACTTGATTATTCGGTGAACATTCTCGGAGTAACACACGTAATCGTGTGCGGGCACTACGGTTGCGGAGGCATCAAAGCGGCAATGAGTAGTATGACATTCGGTCTGCTCGACAACTGGCTCAGAAATATCAAGGATGTGTATTTGCTTCATGAAAAAGAACTGGACAGCATCAGCGATATAACAGAACGGGGAAAACGTTTGGTGGAACTCAATGTAAGAGAACAAGTGCGAAATCTGTGCAAGACATCCATCATTCAGAATGCATGGAAACTTCAAAAACATCCGCATGTGCACGGTTGGGTGGATGATATTTCAACCGGATTGATAAAAGATTTGGGTATAACTTTACGAAGCAATGAGGAGATGCATAAGATTTACAAATATGATTTTTCAGTACCTGATCATTTATAA
- a CDS encoding thiamine phosphate synthase, whose translation MISRLHYITQDLPDFSHSQLAEFACKGGADWIQLRVKNKTYDEWLKIAEEVKLVCKKFGATLIINDNVIIAKEISTDGVHLGKEDMNPKEARKILGNNFIIGGSTNTMEDVKWQMANGCDYIGLGPFRHTTTKEKLNPILGLDGIKTIAEKFGDKIPMIAIGGIKLEDVESLMQSGIHGVAVSSAINLSENKTDATNKLIHELHKFTLIHP comes from the coding sequence ATGATTTCAAGATTACATTACATCACTCAAGACCTTCCTGATTTTTCTCATTCTCAACTTGCAGAGTTTGCTTGTAAAGGCGGTGCGGACTGGATACAACTTCGTGTAAAAAATAAAACGTATGATGAATGGCTGAAGATTGCGGAAGAAGTAAAATTGGTTTGCAAAAAATTCGGGGCGACATTAATTATCAATGACAATGTAATAATCGCAAAAGAAATTTCAACCGATGGTGTTCATTTGGGAAAAGAGGATATGAATCCGAAAGAGGCGAGAAAAATATTGGGAAATAATTTCATTATCGGAGGAAGCACCAATACGATGGAAGATGTAAAATGGCAGATGGCAAACGGATGTGATTACATCGGACTTGGACCTTTTCGACATACAACTACTAAAGAAAAATTAAATCCGATTCTTGGATTAGATGGAATAAAAACAATCGCTGAAAAATTTGGTGACAAGATTCCAATGATTGCCATAGGAGGAATTAAGCTCGAAGATGTTGAATCATTAATGCAAAGCGGAATTCACGGTGTTGCAGTTTCTTCGGCAATAAATCTTTCGGAGAATAAAACTGATGCCACCAATAAACTCATTCACGAATTACACAAATTCACACTAATTCATCCGTGA
- the clpX gene encoding ATP-dependent Clp protease ATP-binding subunit ClpX, which yields MATQKNVKCSFCGRDQQDINVMVSGLDGHICDHCVEQAHLVVKQELKAKGGKSAHFVLNLIKPSEIKKHLDEFVIGQDDAKKVLSVAVYNHYKRISQKPKRTTTKSDDIEIEKSNVILVGETGTGKTLLARTIAKILNVPFCMADATVLTEAGYVGEDVESILARLLQVADYDVTAAERGIVFIDEIDKISRKSDNPSITRDVSGEGVQQGLLKLLEGAVVNVPPQGGRKHPEQKMIQIDTSNILFVCGGAFDGIEKMIARRIKPQSLGYTASKEGDSVDRENILQYIAPLDLKKFGLIPELIGRLPVITYLSPLDESTLRKILTDPKNALTKQYMKLFEMDGVKLSFDDDALDFIVEKAFEFKLGARGLRSLCEGVMNDAMFEIPSEGKVKELHITLLYAKEKLSRSKLKRLKAA from the coding sequence ATGGCAACTCAAAAAAATGTGAAGTGTTCTTTCTGCGGTCGAGACCAGCAGGATATTAATGTGATGGTCTCCGGTCTTGACGGTCATATCTGCGATCATTGTGTGGAACAAGCGCATTTAGTTGTAAAGCAGGAACTGAAAGCAAAGGGAGGCAAATCCGCACATTTTGTTTTGAATCTCATCAAGCCGAGTGAAATTAAAAAACATCTGGATGAATTTGTAATAGGGCAGGACGATGCGAAAAAAGTTTTGTCAGTTGCGGTTTACAATCATTACAAACGGATTTCACAGAAGCCGAAGAGAACCACCACAAAATCAGATGACATCGAAATAGAAAAATCAAACGTCATTCTTGTTGGTGAAACCGGCACAGGAAAAACGCTGCTTGCCAGAACCATCGCGAAAATTCTGAATGTTCCGTTTTGCATGGCAGATGCAACCGTTCTCACCGAAGCGGGATATGTAGGTGAAGATGTGGAAAGCATTCTCGCCCGATTGCTTCAGGTTGCGGATTATGATGTGACTGCCGCGGAACGGGGAATTGTTTTTATAGATGAGATAGATAAAATTTCACGCAAGAGTGATAACCCGAGCATCACGCGCGATGTTTCCGGAGAAGGAGTTCAGCAGGGGCTTTTGAAATTATTGGAAGGCGCTGTTGTGAATGTTCCTCCACAGGGTGGAAGAAAACACCCTGAGCAGAAAATGATTCAGATTGATACTTCTAATATTCTTTTTGTTTGTGGTGGAGCATTTGATGGGATTGAAAAAATGATTGCGAGAAGAATTAAACCGCAGTCTCTCGGATATACAGCATCAAAAGAAGGAGATTCGGTTGACAGAGAAAATATTTTGCAGTACATCGCACCGCTTGATCTGAAAAAATTCGGATTGATACCTGAATTGATTGGACGTTTGCCTGTGATTACTTATTTATCTCCTTTGGATGAAAGCACGCTCAGAAAAATTCTTACCGACCCGAAGAACGCCCTCACCAAGCAGTACATGAAATTGTTTGAGATGGATGGAGTAAAACTTTCTTTTGATGATGACGCGCTTGATTTTATTGTTGAAAAAGCATTTGAGTTCAAACTCGGTGCGCGCGGGCTCCGTTCTCTATGCGAAGGTGTAATGAACGATGCAATGTTTGAAATTCCATCCGAAGGAAAGGTGAAAGAACTTCACATCACACTGCTTTATGCAAAAGAAAAACTTTCCAGAAGTAAGTTGAAGCGCCTCAAAGCTGCATAA
- a CDS encoding nucleotidyltransferase domain-containing protein, whose amino-acid sequence MAEKISKQIIEHIRDYVSVLRNEIPVSKVILFGSYANGKQRKGSDVDIAIISEKFGVNPHEEGKYLLRKLWDVKFANIDPIPYSPKDFFSKEPSPLLWEIKKYGVEISC is encoded by the coding sequence ATGGCTGAAAAAATTTCTAAACAAATAATTGAACATATCAGGGATTATGTTTCTGTATTAAGAAATGAAATTCCTGTAAGCAAAGTGATTCTCTTTGGCTCGTATGCAAACGGGAAACAACGCAAAGGAAGCGATGTGGATATTGCCATCATCTCTGAAAAATTCGGAGTTAATCCGCACGAAGAAGGAAAATACCTGCTCCGTAAATTATGGGATGTAAAATTTGCCAACATTGACCCCATCCCCTATTCTCCAAAAGATTTTTTCTCTAAAGAGCCGTCACCGCTGCTCTGGGAAATTAAAAAGTACGGAGTAGAAATTTCATGTTAA
- a CDS encoding HEPN domain-containing protein — MSTKEQITHWKELSDYDMTTAKHMFQTKRYPYCLYMCHLSVEKILKSLLMQQTGNHPPFSHNLVALAKSLEISFDENQKTLLADLTEFNIEARYPEWKKEFYKRATGKYTHTYFTQTQKLQKWLKKFLNK, encoded by the coding sequence ATGAGCACAAAAGAACAAATCACTCATTGGAAAGAGTTATCCGATTATGATATGACTACAGCTAAACACATGTTTCAAACAAAGCGTTATCCGTATTGTCTGTACATGTGCCACCTTTCTGTAGAAAAAATTCTTAAGTCACTGCTCATGCAGCAAACGGGCAATCATCCTCCTTTCTCGCATAATCTTGTTGCCCTTGCAAAAAGTTTGGAAATTAGTTTTGATGAAAACCAAAAGACATTGCTTGCCGACCTCACCGAATTTAATATTGAAGCAAGATATCCGGAATGGAAAAAGGAATTTTATAAAAGAGCGACCGGAAAATACACACATACTTATTTTACGCAGACACAAAAATTACAAAAATGGCTGAAAAAATTTCTAAACAAATAA
- a CDS encoding thiamine phosphate synthase: protein MKLIVISLPAPAPNEHEIINSLLEEGLEMFQIHKPSFSKEEIKDFIQQISTKHQNKIFLHSDFSKFHSLSPPPSPPQGRGDLFFLSPIFDSISKTGYKSKFDLQEVKSFLQKQKALPMGKGLGWAPIALGGIDEGKIETCRELGFAGVAVLGAIWNSTNPIEKFKIIQKQIMNTEQGIPNNGVEILRHS from the coding sequence ATGAAACTCATCGTCATCTCCTTGCCCGCACCTGCTCCCAACGAACACGAGATCATAAATTCTTTGCTCGAAGAAGGACTGGAAATGTTTCAAATCCACAAACCTTCTTTTTCAAAAGAAGAAATTAAAGATTTCATTCAGCAAATTTCTACAAAGCACCAGAACAAAATCTTTTTGCATTCCGATTTTTCAAAATTCCATTCATTGAGCCCACCCCCTTCCCCTCCCCAAGGGAGGGGAGATTTATTTTTTCTCTCGCCAATATTTGACAGCATTTCTAAAACAGGATACAAATCAAAGTTCGACTTGCAGGAAGTAAAATCATTTCTGCAAAAACAAAAAGCCCTTCCCATGGGGAAGGGTTTGGGATGGGCTCCTATTGCCCTTGGCGGAATTGACGAGGGCAAAATTGAAACCTGCCGTGAACTTGGTTTTGCAGGAGTTGCCGTTCTCGGAGCAATCTGGAACAGCACAAATCCGATAGAGAAATTTAAAATAATACAAAAGCAAATAATGAATACTGAACAAGGAATACCGAATAATGGAGTTGAAATACTTCGGCATTCATAA
- a CDS encoding hydroxymethylpyrimidine/phosphomethylpyrimidine kinase, translating into MKARPTVLSIAGFDPSGGAGVLADIKTFEQHKVQGMGVVTGLTFQNDSEFDGVKWISEDEIIKQIEVLARKYKFEFVKIGMIQSLDILEKIISKLTTNDSRLLWDPIIRTSSGFDIHQNFEKEKLTSTLKNIYLLTPNTDEIKILSGAQDEMKGAKELSKYCNVFLKGGHSEKKKGHDYLFTTEGKIFPFRTKKISEIGKHGSGCVLSSAITANLANGNDLQRSCLKGKDYVTKFLMSNKTLIGYHKI; encoded by the coding sequence TTGAAAGCACGACCAACCGTATTAAGCATTGCAGGTTTTGATCCCAGCGGTGGAGCAGGCGTTCTTGCCGATATCAAAACCTTTGAACAGCACAAAGTTCAGGGCATGGGAGTTGTAACCGGTTTAACTTTTCAGAACGATTCTGAATTTGACGGAGTGAAGTGGATTAGCGAAGATGAAATCATAAAACAGATTGAAGTCCTCGCAAGAAAATATAAGTTTGAGTTTGTGAAAATTGGAATGATTCAAAGTTTAGATATTCTTGAAAAAATAATCTCAAAACTAACGACTAACGACTCAAGACTCCTTTGGGATCCAATAATCAGAACAAGTTCCGGATTTGATATTCACCAAAATTTTGAAAAAGAAAAGCTTACTTCCACTCTTAAAAATATTTATCTCCTCACTCCTAATACAGATGAAATAAAAATTCTTTCGGGTGCGCAAGATGAAATGAAAGGCGCAAAAGAACTTTCAAAATACTGCAATGTATTTCTCAAAGGCGGTCACAGTGAAAAGAAAAAAGGACATGATTATCTTTTTACAACTGAAGGCAAAATATTTCCTTTTCGCACAAAGAAAATTTCTGAAATCGGAAAGCACGGAAGCGGATGTGTATTATCTTCGGCAATCACGGCAAATCTTGCAAATGGAAATGACCTACAGCGTTCCTGCCTGAAAGGGAAAGATTACGTGACAAAATTTTTAATGAGCAATAAAACTTTAATCGGTTACCATAAAATCTGA
- a CDS encoding leucine-rich repeat domain-containing protein yields MKKQNNKYQFRLHFSVLFFVFALFSLPLGKGWGWASAQSLLDTASLLASPIYNNLQEALQNPDKVYRLDLSKKKLKVFPVEILKFKNLQELNISKNKLDSLPEQIGTLTNLQVLNVSGNKLQYLPDSIGELKNLKKLVGSRNNLLALPKRIGDLENIEIIDLWENDLSSFPEELSKLKKLRWMDLRVIMIDDNQQERIRQLLPKAKIFFSPSCHCVTG; encoded by the coding sequence ATGAAAAAGCAAAATAATAAATATCAATTCAGATTACACTTCAGTGTTTTATTTTTTGTGTTTGCTTTATTCTCCCTTCCCTTGGGGAAGGGATGGGGATGGGCTTCTGCACAATCACTTCTTGACACTGCTTCTCTCCTTGCTTCACCCATTTACAATAACTTACAGGAAGCTCTCCAGAATCCCGACAAAGTTTACCGCCTTGATTTGAGCAAAAAGAAACTGAAAGTTTTTCCCGTGGAAATTCTGAAGTTCAAAAATCTTCAGGAACTTAATATCAGCAAAAACAAACTTGACTCGCTTCCAGAGCAAATCGGAACGCTCACCAACCTTCAAGTGCTGAATGTTTCAGGAAACAAACTGCAATACCTTCCTGACTCAATTGGCGAACTAAAAAACCTGAAAAAACTTGTTGGCTCCCGAAATAATTTACTGGCACTTCCAAAACGAATAGGTGATTTGGAAAATATCGAAATAATTGACTTGTGGGAAAATGATCTTTCCAGTTTTCCGGAAGAACTTTCCAAACTCAAAAAACTTCGCTGGATGGATTTACGCGTCATCATGATTGACGACAACCAGCAGGAACGAATTCGCCAGCTTCTTCCAAAAGCAAAAATTTTTTTCTCGCCCAGCTGTCACTGCGTAACAGGTTAG